A genomic segment from Pseudomonas mendocina encodes:
- a CDS encoding arsenate reductase ArsC produces MKVLFMCTANSCRSILSEAMFNHLAPSEHQAVSSGSFPRGEVLPRTLLTLREVGIATDGLSSKGNDAFEGCPPDIVITVCDKAAGEACPVHFGPSLKAHWGLEDPSHVEGDEANIDAAFQATLAHIERRCRAFLALPLADMSRDELQQALNRIGQE; encoded by the coding sequence ATGAAAGTCCTGTTCATGTGCACGGCCAACAGCTGCCGCAGCATCCTCTCCGAAGCCATGTTCAACCACCTGGCGCCCAGCGAGCACCAGGCGGTGAGCTCGGGCAGCTTCCCGCGCGGTGAGGTGCTGCCGCGCACCCTGCTGACCCTGCGTGAAGTCGGCATCGCCACCGACGGCCTGAGCAGCAAGGGCAACGACGCCTTCGAAGGCTGCCCGCCGGATATCGTTATCACCGTCTGCGACAAGGCGGCCGGCGAAGCCTGCCCAGTGCACTTCGGCCCGTCGCTGAAAGCCCACTGGGGCCTGGAAGATCCGTCCCACGTGGAAGGCGACGAGGCCAACATCGACGCCGCGTTCCAGGCCACCCTGGCGCATATCGAACGACGCTGCCGCGCCTTCCTCGCCCTGCCCCTGGCGGACATGAGCCGCGACGAGTTGCAGCAGGCGCTCAACCGTATCGGCCAGGAGTGA
- a CDS encoding arsenic transporter codes for MLIAVAIFLFTLILVIWQPRGLGVGWSASLGAVLALAAGVVSLADIPTVWNIVWNATATFIAVIIISLLLDEAGFFEWAALHVARWASGSGARLFAFSILLGAAVSALFANDGAALILTPIVISMLLALRFSPASTLAFVMAAGFIADTASLPLVVSNLVNIVSADYFGIGFGAYAAVMVPVNLVSVAATLLVLWLFFHRDIPARYEVEALQAPSQAIRDLSTFKVGWAVLLALLVGLFALEPLGIPISAVAAACAALLFAVAARGKRIATGKVLREAPWQVVIFSLGMYLVVYGLSNAGLTAELTRLLDAFAGYGIWGAALGTGLLSALLSSLMNNMPSVLIGALAIDASQASGAVREAMIYANVIGCDLGPKITPIGSLATLLWLHVLARKGIRVTWGYYFKVGILLTLPVLLLTLSALALRLSL; via the coding sequence ATGCTGATCGCCGTTGCCATCTTCCTGTTCACCCTGATCCTGGTCATCTGGCAACCCAGAGGCCTCGGCGTTGGCTGGAGCGCCTCGCTCGGCGCCGTGCTGGCCCTGGCCGCCGGCGTGGTCAGCCTGGCCGACATCCCTACCGTGTGGAATATCGTGTGGAACGCCACGGCGACCTTTATCGCCGTGATCATCATCAGCCTGCTGCTCGATGAAGCCGGCTTCTTCGAGTGGGCGGCGCTGCACGTGGCGCGCTGGGCGAGCGGCAGCGGCGCGCGCCTGTTCGCCTTCAGCATCCTGCTCGGTGCGGCGGTGTCGGCGCTGTTCGCCAATGACGGCGCGGCGCTGATCCTCACCCCTATCGTGATTTCCATGCTGCTGGCGCTGCGTTTCTCGCCGGCTTCGACCCTGGCCTTCGTCATGGCCGCCGGCTTTATCGCCGACACCGCCAGCCTGCCGCTGGTGGTGTCGAACCTGGTCAACATCGTCTCGGCTGACTACTTCGGTATCGGCTTCGGCGCCTACGCCGCAGTGATGGTGCCGGTGAACCTGGTCAGCGTCGCCGCCACCCTGCTGGTGCTGTGGCTGTTCTTCCACCGCGACATTCCGGCGCGCTACGAGGTGGAGGCGTTGCAGGCGCCGAGCCAGGCGATCCGCGACCTCAGCACCTTCAAGGTCGGTTGGGCGGTGCTGCTGGCGTTGCTGGTCGGGCTGTTCGCCCTGGAGCCACTGGGCATCCCCATTAGCGCGGTGGCCGCAGCCTGCGCCGCCCTGCTGTTCGCGGTCGCCGCGCGTGGCAAGCGCATCGCCACCGGCAAGGTGCTACGCGAGGCGCCCTGGCAGGTGGTGATCTTCTCCCTCGGCATGTACCTGGTGGTCTACGGCCTGAGTAATGCCGGCCTGACCGCCGAACTGACGCGCCTGCTCGACGCCTTCGCCGGCTACGGCATCTGGGGCGCGGCGCTGGGCACCGGCCTGCTCAGCGCGCTGCTGTCGTCCTTGATGAACAACATGCCCAGCGTGCTGATCGGCGCGCTGGCCATCGACGCCAGCCAGGCCAGCGGCGCAGTGCGTGAGGCGATGATCTACGCCAACGTGATCGGCTGCGACCTGGGGCCGAAGATCACCCCCATCGGCAGCCTGGCCACCCTGCTCTGGCTGCACGTACTGGCACGCAAGGGAATCCGCGTGACCTGGGGTTACTACTTCAAGGTCGGCATATTGCTCACCCTGCCGGTGCTGCTGCTCACCCTTTCGGCCCTGGCCCTGCGCCTGAGCCTCTGA
- a CDS encoding metalloregulator ArsR/SmtB family transcription factor, producing the protein MSDHLSPPALFKSLADETRARAVLLIAEQGELCVCELVCALGDSQPKISRHLAQLRASGLLQDRRQGQWVYYRLAPDLPQWVRDVLAATLAANRTWLEQDTSRLANMGDRPARLATCC; encoded by the coding sequence ATGTCCGACCACCTCTCCCCGCCCGCGTTGTTCAAATCCCTGGCCGACGAAACCCGCGCCCGCGCCGTGCTGCTAATCGCCGAGCAGGGCGAGCTGTGCGTATGCGAGCTGGTCTGCGCGCTGGGCGACAGCCAACCGAAGATTTCCCGCCACCTGGCGCAACTGCGCGCCAGCGGCCTACTGCAGGATCGTCGCCAGGGCCAATGGGTGTACTACCGCCTGGCGCCCGATCTGCCGCAATGGGTGCGCGACGTGCTGGCCGCCACCCTGGCCGCCAACCGCACCTGGCTGGAGCAGGACACCAGCCGCCTCGCCAATATGGGCGACCGCCCTGCCCGCCTCGCCACCTGCTGCTGA
- a CDS encoding alpha/beta hydrolase, with the protein MRLPRMRNVMAWTLVVLLLIVVALLGIRIAGLSSLPELEPWHRLVPQELDADELDASDWQAYLSAEAALFERLQRELIEPVTASGAAPYSRYASDSPVYPGNLPRDWNRSFILPPPGTARGVVVLLHGLTDSPYSLRHIAQHLSEQGLLAVVPRMPGHGTVPAALTAAHWEQWLATTRLAVREARRQVPDGPLYMVGYSNGGALALRYSLAALEDERLAMPQRLVLISPMIGVTSYARYAGLAALPAVLPAFAKSAWMNVLPEFNPFKYNSFPVHAARQTYELTREVQNAFDAAEADGRLSRLPPVLAFQSLADSTVSTPAVVHQLFERLPANGSELVIFDINRSRAAGSLLRNDMSGLLEQLLPPVERDFDLTVVGVAAEQGREVETRRIAAGSQQMQRQSLGVDYPSQLFSLSHVALPFPPNDPLYGSDPTPDENYGVALGTLAPRGEHGVLVVGLDSLQRATSNPFYDYLLQRIDEDLR; encoded by the coding sequence ATGCGTTTACCGCGCATGCGCAACGTGATGGCCTGGACGCTGGTAGTGCTGTTGTTGATCGTGGTGGCCTTGCTCGGCATTCGTATCGCCGGGCTATCGTCGTTGCCCGAACTGGAACCCTGGCACCGCCTGGTGCCGCAGGAGCTGGACGCAGACGAGCTGGACGCGAGCGACTGGCAGGCCTACCTGAGCGCCGAGGCAGCCTTGTTCGAGCGCCTGCAGCGTGAGCTGATCGAGCCGGTCACGGCTTCCGGCGCGGCGCCGTACAGCCGTTACGCCAGCGACAGCCCGGTTTACCCCGGCAATCTGCCGCGCGACTGGAACCGTTCCTTCATCCTGCCGCCACCGGGAACCGCGCGCGGTGTGGTGGTGTTGCTGCACGGCCTGACCGACTCGCCCTACAGCCTTCGCCACATCGCCCAGCACCTGAGCGAGCAGGGCCTGCTCGCCGTGGTGCCGCGCATGCCTGGTCATGGCACGGTTCCGGCGGCGCTTACCGCTGCGCATTGGGAGCAATGGCTGGCTACCACGCGCCTGGCTGTACGCGAAGCGCGGCGCCAGGTGCCGGACGGGCCGCTGTATATGGTCGGCTATTCCAATGGCGGGGCGTTGGCGCTGCGCTACAGCCTGGCGGCGTTGGAAGATGAGCGCCTGGCCATGCCGCAACGCCTGGTGCTGATCTCGCCGATGATCGGCGTCACCAGCTACGCCCGTTACGCCGGGCTGGCGGCCCTGCCCGCGGTGCTGCCGGCGTTCGCCAAGTCGGCCTGGATGAACGTGCTGCCGGAGTTCAACCCGTTCAAGTACAACTCCTTCCCGGTGCACGCGGCGCGGCAGACCTACGAGCTGACCCGTGAGGTGCAGAACGCCTTCGACGCTGCCGAGGCCGATGGTCGTCTGTCGCGACTGCCACCGGTACTGGCCTTCCAGTCGCTGGCCGACAGCACCGTGAGTACACCGGCCGTGGTGCACCAACTGTTCGAGCGTCTGCCGGCCAACGGCAGCGAACTGGTCATCTTCGACATCAATCGCTCGCGGGCGGCTGGCTCGCTGTTGCGAAACGATATGAGCGGGTTGCTGGAGCAACTGCTCCCACCCGTCGAGCGTGATTTTGACCTGACCGTGGTTGGTGTGGCCGCCGAGCAGGGGAGGGAGGTCGAGACCAGGCGCATCGCCGCAGGCAGCCAGCAGATGCAGCGTCAGTCGCTGGGCGTGGATTATCCGAGCCAGCTGTTCTCGCTGTCGCATGTGGCCTTGCCGTTCCCGCCCAACGACCCGCTGTATGGCAGTGATCCCACTCCGGACGAGAACTACGGCGTGGCGCTGGGTACGCTGGCGCCGCGCGGTGAGCACGGCGTGCTGGTGGTGGGGTTGGACAGCCTGCAGCGGGCGACGTCCAACCCCTTCTACGATTACCTGCTGCAGCGCATCGACGAGGATCTGCGCTGA
- a CDS encoding methyl-accepting chemotaxis protein, with protein MRLDALSLKTRLIIAVAIPCIALLLVALTSLSSMSSMHRDTEVLYLNTAAPMRAMAEVASRIPRMRVGLDMMLLQETPLRDERGVKSRVQDARNEDIPEMREAMRQAVAAQVNPERKAQAQQLLDQFEAMVSNELNPMLAAFDAGDMAKAQQIYRDQYAKTYGVMRQGANDLLDALLKQAEQQNLHSAQSYDEGLTRQIAIIATGLLVSIIISWLIVIQLRRRVAVLQNSLGQAADNLALDTRIDLPGQDELSEIARSFNQFIDKVHGAMRQLADNSRQLSGMARDVAERARLTQSNCTAQSDRTVQVATAINELGSTVNEIARNAENAAEVAREATQHASDGSAVVSQAQQQVDALNGELEQAAKVIEALAAQTDAISTTLNTIRSISEQTNLLALNAAIEAARAGEQGRGFAVVADEVRTLASRSGASTEEIQQVINRLQNESRSAVEAMAKGQRQSALVVEYASKASAALEQINSHIGQISDQNIQVATATEEQSSVVEDINRNIVDINELTVGTTHIADQLNQASSDLQALSTQLDGLVGRFRL; from the coding sequence ATGCGTCTCGACGCCCTCTCTTTGAAAACCCGCCTGATCATTGCGGTAGCGATCCCCTGCATCGCCCTGCTACTGGTGGCGCTGACCAGCCTGAGCAGCATGTCCAGCATGCACCGGGACACGGAGGTCCTCTATCTCAATACGGCCGCACCGATGCGCGCCATGGCCGAGGTGGCCTCACGCATCCCGCGCATGCGCGTCGGTCTCGACATGATGCTCCTGCAGGAAACCCCGCTGCGCGACGAACGCGGCGTGAAATCCCGCGTGCAGGATGCGCGCAACGAGGACATCCCGGAAATGCGCGAAGCCATGCGCCAGGCCGTGGCAGCGCAGGTCAACCCGGAGCGCAAGGCGCAGGCGCAGCAACTGCTCGACCAGTTCGAAGCCATGGTCAGCAACGAGCTGAACCCGATGCTCGCTGCCTTCGATGCGGGCGACATGGCCAAGGCGCAGCAGATCTACCGCGACCAGTACGCCAAGACCTACGGTGTGATGCGCCAGGGCGCCAACGACCTGCTCGATGCCCTGCTCAAGCAGGCCGAGCAGCAAAATCTGCACAGTGCACAAAGCTACGATGAAGGCCTGACCCGCCAGATCGCCATCATCGCTACCGGCCTGCTGGTGTCGATCATCATCTCCTGGCTGATCGTCATCCAGCTGCGCCGCCGCGTCGCCGTGCTACAAAACAGCCTCGGCCAGGCCGCCGACAACCTGGCGCTGGACACCCGCATCGACCTGCCCGGCCAGGACGAGCTGAGCGAGATCGCGCGCAGTTTCAACCAGTTCATCGACAAGGTGCACGGCGCCATGCGCCAGCTCGCCGACAACTCGCGCCAGCTCTCGGGCATGGCGCGCGACGTCGCCGAGCGCGCACGCCTGACCCAGAGCAACTGCACCGCCCAGAGCGACCGCACGGTGCAGGTAGCGACCGCGATCAACGAACTGGGCTCGACCGTTAACGAGATCGCGCGCAACGCCGAGAATGCCGCAGAAGTCGCCCGCGAAGCGACCCAGCACGCCAGCGACGGCAGCGCCGTGGTCAGCCAGGCACAGCAGCAGGTCGATGCCCTCAACGGCGAACTGGAGCAGGCCGCCAAAGTGATCGAGGCACTGGCCGCGCAGACAGACGCCATCAGCACCACGCTCAACACCATTCGCAGTATTTCCGAACAGACCAACCTGCTCGCCCTCAACGCTGCCATCGAGGCTGCGCGTGCTGGCGAACAGGGCCGTGGTTTCGCTGTGGTGGCGGACGAGGTTCGTACCCTGGCCAGCCGTTCCGGCGCCTCCACCGAGGAAATCCAGCAGGTCATCAACCGTCTGCAGAACGAATCACGCTCGGCGGTCGAAGCCATGGCCAAGGGCCAACGGCAGAGCGCGCTGGTGGTGGAGTACGCGAGCAAGGCGTCGGCGGCGCTGGAGCAGATCAACAGCCATATCGGCCAGATCAGCGACCAGAACATCCAGGTCGCCACCGCCACCGAGGAGCAGTCCAGCGTGGTGGAAGACATCAACCGCAATATCGTCGACATCAACGAGCTGACCGTCGGCACCACCCATATCGCCGACCAGCTCAACCAGGCCAGCAGCGACCTGCAGGCGCTGTCGACGCAACTGGACGGGCTGGTAGGTCGCTTCCGCCTCTGA
- the grxC gene encoding glutaredoxin 3 — protein sequence MQAVTLYTTAYCPYCINAKALLTRKGVTYEEIDVSRSPERMAEMLQRSKRRSVPQIFIGEQHVGGFDDLAALERGGKLDALLQA from the coding sequence ATGCAAGCCGTCACCCTCTACACCACCGCGTACTGCCCTTACTGCATCAACGCCAAGGCGCTGCTGACACGCAAGGGCGTGACCTACGAGGAAATCGACGTGAGTCGCTCGCCCGAGCGGATGGCGGAGATGCTACAGCGCAGCAAGCGCCGCAGCGTGCCGCAGATCTTCATCGGCGAGCAGCATGTCGGTGGCTTCGATGATCTCGCCGCACTGGAGCGTGGCGGCAAGCTGGATGCATTGCTGCAAGCCTGA
- a CDS encoding carboxymuconolactone decarboxylase family protein — MTRIAALPFEQTAASAQAQLEGIRKGLGFIPNTFATLANAPAALSGYLALSQALGKGTLNAKAREVVALASSQVNGCEYCLAAHTLFAGKAGLSEADIRSARDGEFDAVARLTRQIIDSSGRISDAQLQAAREAGLSDTAIVEVVANVALMTLTNYLNNLAETVVDFPPVAV, encoded by the coding sequence ATGACTCGCATCGCCGCACTGCCCTTCGAACAAACCGCTGCCAGCGCCCAGGCGCAACTGGAAGGTATCCGCAAGGGCCTCGGTTTCATCCCCAACACCTTCGCTACCCTGGCCAATGCCCCGGCCGCGCTGAGCGGCTACCTGGCGCTGTCCCAGGCCCTCGGCAAGGGCACGCTGAATGCCAAGGCGCGCGAAGTGGTGGCGCTGGCCAGCTCGCAGGTCAACGGCTGCGAATACTGCCTGGCAGCGCACACCCTGTTCGCCGGCAAGGCCGGTTTGAGCGAGGCGGACATTCGCAGCGCCCGCGACGGCGAGTTCGATGCCGTGGCGCGCCTGACCCGGCAGATCATCGACAGCAGCGGCCGCATCAGCGATGCGCAGTTGCAGGCTGCACGCGAGGCCGGGCTGAGTGACACCGCCATCGTCGAGGTCGTAGCCAACGTCGCCCTGATGACCCTGACCAATTACCTCAACAACCTGGCCGAAACCGTTGTCGACTTTCCACCAGTAGCCGTCTGA
- a CDS encoding AraC family transcriptional regulator, with amino-acid sequence MDRLSSLLHHFNLHASTFHRGGFCGTSSHGEHEPHGYIHLLRAGCMSFREGDGREMRLEEPSLMLLARPRLHQMTASEADGAELVCATLAFDGGIDNPLSRALPGAIVKPLRELPSLSGCLDWLFAEAAGEDCGRELVLNRLFELMVIQLLRHLMNSRELASGMMAGLAEPRLARALNQLHEKPQHGWSVAELAALAGMSRASFAAHFHQVVGATPADYLVGWRVSLAQKRLREGRPMALIADEVGYESPSALARAFRRKVGTSPSEWLKQGG; translated from the coding sequence ATGGATCGCCTGTCCAGCCTGTTGCATCACTTCAACTTGCACGCCAGCACCTTTCACCGCGGTGGGTTTTGCGGAACCAGCAGCCATGGCGAGCATGAGCCGCATGGTTACATCCACCTGCTGCGTGCCGGGTGCATGAGCTTTCGTGAGGGCGATGGCCGTGAGATGCGCCTGGAAGAGCCGAGCCTGATGCTGTTGGCCAGGCCGCGTCTGCATCAGATGACAGCCAGCGAGGCCGACGGCGCCGAGCTGGTCTGCGCCACCCTGGCCTTCGATGGCGGCATCGACAATCCGCTGTCGCGGGCATTGCCCGGCGCCATCGTCAAACCTCTGCGTGAACTGCCAAGCCTGAGCGGCTGCCTGGACTGGCTGTTCGCCGAAGCGGCGGGGGAGGATTGCGGGCGCGAACTGGTGCTCAACCGCCTGTTCGAGCTGATGGTAATCCAGTTGCTGCGCCATCTGATGAACAGCCGCGAGCTGGCCTCGGGGATGATGGCCGGCCTGGCCGAACCGCGCCTGGCCCGCGCGCTCAATCAGCTGCACGAGAAACCGCAGCACGGCTGGTCGGTGGCCGAATTGGCGGCGCTGGCAGGTATGTCGCGGGCCAGTTTCGCTGCGCATTTTCACCAGGTGGTGGGCGCTACGCCGGCCGATTATCTGGTGGGCTGGCGTGTCAGCCTGGCGCAGAAGCGCTTGCGAGAAGGCCGGCCCATGGCGCTGATCGCCGATGAGGTCGGTTACGAAAGCCCTTCGGCGCTGGCGCGCGCGTTTCGCCGCAAGGTGGGAACGAGCCCCAGTGAGTGGCTGAAGCAGGGCGGTTGA
- a CDS encoding DUF3087 domain-containing protein: MFEIQAIDPAYYRQQTRRSTAVIAVIFVALAMLCATLSTQVFGTPGGDNFKWNLLGVVAGLVLTIALVRQQLWSRPFMAPAVYGWRLKRSLMRITNVMHHVKAGVAQGDDGAMKLLRFYHLGVTQMHQLDGNSSELSQMVREIDDHRDAMEQRGLDIEQTRLDPVWLERVKAFS; encoded by the coding sequence ATGTTCGAAATCCAAGCCATCGACCCCGCCTATTACCGCCAGCAGACACGCCGCAGTACGGCGGTGATCGCCGTTATCTTCGTGGCACTGGCCATGCTCTGCGCCACGCTGAGTACGCAGGTGTTCGGTACGCCCGGTGGCGACAACTTCAAGTGGAATCTGCTCGGCGTGGTGGCGGGCCTCGTATTGACCATCGCTCTGGTACGCCAGCAATTATGGTCGCGGCCGTTCATGGCGCCTGCCGTTTACGGTTGGCGGCTCAAGCGCAGCCTGATGCGCATCACCAATGTCATGCATCACGTCAAGGCAGGTGTGGCGCAGGGGGATGACGGCGCGATGAAGTTGCTGCGTTTCTATCATTTGGGGGTAACCCAGATGCACCAGCTCGACGGCAACTCCAGCGAGCTGAGCCAGATGGTGCGCGAGATCGACGACCACCGCGATGCGATGGAGCAGCGAGGGCTGGATATCGAGCAGACGCGGCTCGATCCGGTCTGGTTGGAGCGGGTGAAGGCCTTTAGCTGA
- a CDS encoding SDR family NAD(P)-dependent oxidoreductase, with translation MSTNFQGRLAVVTGASSGIGLAVCDLLLQRGVQVLAFSRRLGALEALQARNPEQLHWCAGDVTDIDALHALAERAGRLGAVDYLVPNAGIARLAPGCDMQAFEQQWRVNGAGAVNTFEVLKPHLARPASVVFISTFLRQLGFAGLGGYIASKAALSALVRSLALEHAGEGLRLNLVSPGPTATPIWNSLGLAEEMLAGVASEVNKRLVDGEFLDPLAIAEVVLFQLSNGARGVYGQDWVVDKGYTLQ, from the coding sequence ATGAGTACGAATTTTCAGGGCCGTCTCGCGGTCGTGACGGGCGCCAGCTCGGGTATCGGGCTGGCCGTATGTGATCTGTTGTTGCAGCGCGGTGTGCAGGTTTTGGCGTTCTCGCGACGCCTTGGCGCACTGGAGGCGCTGCAGGCTCGCAACCCCGAGCAACTGCACTGGTGCGCAGGCGATGTGACTGATATCGATGCCCTGCACGCGCTGGCCGAGCGGGCAGGGCGACTCGGCGCCGTCGATTACTTGGTGCCCAATGCCGGGATTGCACGGTTGGCGCCGGGCTGCGACATGCAGGCATTCGAGCAGCAGTGGCGGGTCAATGGCGCCGGTGCGGTGAATACCTTCGAGGTGCTCAAGCCGCATCTGGCACGACCGGCTTCGGTGGTGTTCATCAGCACGTTCCTGCGCCAGCTCGGTTTTGCCGGGCTCGGTGGCTACATCGCCAGCAAGGCGGCGCTCTCGGCATTGGTACGCAGCCTGGCGCTGGAGCATGCCGGCGAAGGACTGCGGCTCAATCTGGTTTCGCCGGGGCCGACGGCAACGCCGATCTGGAACAGCCTGGGCCTGGCCGAGGAGATGTTGGCGGGTGTCGCCAGTGAAGTGAACAAGCGCCTGGTCGATGGTGAATTTCTCGATCCGCTGGCAATCGCCGAAGTGGTGCTGTTCCAGCTGAGCAACGGTGCACGTGGCGTCTACGGCCAGGATTGGGTGGTCGACAAGGGCTACACCCTGCAGTGA
- a CDS encoding CitMHS family transporter, translating into MLTLIGLLTICSLVVLLLIGRMSPVLPLIVVPLLGALAAGSGPEAISGFFTDGIGRVTAIATMFVFAITFFGVLQDTGLFRPLINGMVRLTRGNVIAVTVATAVIGMLAHLDGAGATTFLLTVPALLPLYKQLRMSPYLMLLLLAIGAGIFNMLPWAGPLGRASAVTGIEVTELWRPLIAVQGIGVVLLVALAALLGWREQRRIAAGRSGDEGVLVETSTDLHEPSAEERELERPRLLWANSALFLAVLVSLFSGVLPAGYIFMIGLCLALLINYPGGKAQMQRISAHAPAALSMGMIILAAGSMLGIFTGTGMLTSIAQDLAQVLPAPLVGQMHIVLGLFGLPMELMLSTDAYYFGLLPVTLEVVGAQGVEPASVVYALTIGNIIGTFISPFSPALWLALGLAGLDLGRHIRYSLWWMWGFSLVLFGAAWALGLF; encoded by the coding sequence TTGTTGACCCTGATTGGCCTGTTGACCATCTGCAGCCTGGTTGTGCTGCTGCTTATCGGGCGCATGTCGCCTGTTCTGCCATTGATCGTGGTGCCGCTGCTGGGCGCCCTGGCTGCGGGTTCTGGCCCGGAGGCGATTTCCGGTTTCTTCACCGATGGCATCGGCCGCGTGACGGCGATTGCCACTATGTTCGTGTTTGCCATCACCTTTTTCGGCGTGCTGCAGGACACAGGCCTGTTTAGGCCCCTGATCAATGGCATGGTGCGCCTGACCCGCGGCAATGTAATCGCGGTAACCGTCGCCACGGCGGTGATCGGCATGCTGGCGCACCTCGACGGCGCTGGTGCCACCACCTTCCTGCTTACCGTTCCCGCCTTGCTGCCGCTGTACAAGCAGTTGCGCATGAGCCCGTACCTGATGCTGCTGTTGCTGGCGATCGGCGCCGGTATCTTCAACATGCTGCCCTGGGCCGGTCCGCTGGGCCGTGCCTCGGCCGTGACCGGCATCGAGGTTACCGAACTGTGGCGTCCGCTGATTGCCGTGCAGGGCATCGGTGTGGTGCTGCTGGTGGCCCTGGCGGCGCTGCTGGGCTGGCGTGAGCAACGTCGCATCGCCGCCGGCAGGAGCGGGGATGAAGGTGTACTGGTGGAAACCAGTACTGACTTGCATGAGCCAAGCGCCGAGGAGCGCGAGTTGGAGCGCCCGCGTCTGCTCTGGGCCAACTCCGCACTGTTCCTGGCGGTGCTGGTATCGCTGTTCTCAGGCGTGCTGCCGGCCGGCTACATCTTCATGATCGGCCTGTGCCTGGCGCTGCTGATCAACTACCCCGGTGGCAAGGCGCAGATGCAGCGTATCTCCGCCCACGCCCCGGCGGCGCTGAGCATGGGCATGATCATCCTGGCGGCAGGTTCGATGCTCGGTATCTTCACCGGCACCGGCATGCTCACGTCCATTGCCCAGGACCTGGCGCAGGTACTGCCGGCGCCGCTGGTAGGGCAGATGCACATCGTGCTCGGCCTGTTCGGCCTGCCGATGGAGCTGATGCTGAGCACCGACGCCTACTACTTCGGTCTGCTGCCGGTAACGCTGGAGGTGGTCGGTGCCCAGGGCGTCGAGCCGGCCAGCGTGGTCTATGCGCTGACCATCGGCAACATCATCGGCACCTTCATCAGTCCATTCTCGCCGGCGCTGTGGCTGGCACTGGGCCTGGCCGGGCTGGATCTGGGCCGGCACATCCGCTACTCGCTGTGGTGGATGTGGGGTTTCTCGCTGGTGCTGTTCGGTGCGGCCTGGGCGCTCGGGTTGTTCTAG
- a CDS encoding GntR family transcriptional regulator has translation MSTTALGQDERLPLYQRLRDEMLGKIAAGEWLPGEAIPTEAELTRQYGVAVGTVRKAVETLVAEGLLLRAQGRGTFVRRPNFDGSLFRFFRQVSASGQSQVPQSRILECRLEPADAAARQALQLAEGERCVFLQRLRLVDGRPLFHERIWLPASRFGALLELAPDDFPQLLYPFYEQHCGQRIASAKETLTVSAVDAELAAMLDVAEASPSVVIERTAQGYDRTPLEYRLSRAAAENFRYQVEIS, from the coding sequence ATGAGCACCACGGCTCTCGGACAGGACGAACGCCTGCCGCTGTACCAGCGGTTACGGGACGAAATGCTGGGCAAGATCGCCGCGGGCGAATGGCTGCCCGGCGAAGCCATCCCTACCGAAGCGGAGCTGACCCGCCAGTACGGCGTGGCCGTGGGAACGGTGCGCAAGGCGGTGGAAACCCTGGTTGCAGAAGGCCTGCTGCTGCGTGCCCAGGGGCGCGGCACCTTCGTGCGGCGGCCGAACTTCGATGGCTCGCTGTTTCGCTTCTTCCGCCAGGTCAGCGCCAGCGGCCAGTCGCAGGTGCCGCAAAGCCGCATCCTCGAATGCCGCCTCGAACCGGCTGATGCGGCAGCACGCCAGGCACTGCAGCTGGCTGAGGGCGAGCGCTGTGTATTCCTCCAGCGCCTGCGCCTGGTCGACGGCCGCCCGCTGTTTCACGAGCGCATCTGGCTGCCCGCCTCACGCTTCGGCGCCCTGCTGGAGCTCGCGCCGGACGATTTTCCACAGTTGCTCTACCCCTTCTACGAGCAGCACTGTGGTCAGCGCATCGCGTCAGCGAAGGAAACCCTGACGGTTTCCGCCGTCGACGCCGAGCTTGCGGCCATGCTCGATGTGGCTGAAGCCAGCCCGAGCGTGGTGATCGAACGAACCGCACAGGGCTATGACCGCACCCCGCTGGAATATCGCCTGTCGCGCGCGGCCGCGGAAAACTTCCGCTACCAGGTGGAAATCAGCTAA